The DNA segment CCCTTACCGAAGCCACGGATCGTCCATCGCTTTTATATACCGTCAAAATTGAGTGAGGCTTACTGAAGAGCCGTATGCGGAAAATCCGCACGTACGGTTCCGTGAGGGGCATTGAAATATATGTCTACTCGACAAGTTTAAGACTAAAGATTGGGTTTATGAAAATTGCGGCGAGTGATTTTTTAAATGCGAAGCCTTTAATCTATGATATTGAGAAAAAGGTGGGTGATATCTTTTGGGGTTCTCCAAAAGATTGTGCGAAAGTTTTGGAAAATAAAGAAGCGGATGTTGCACTTCTTCCCTCGATTGAATACGCAAGAATTCCTCATCTTTTTATTTTACCGGGTGTTTCCATTTCATCCGTTGGCCCTGTTCAATCTGTAATGCTTTTTCTTCGAAAGGATATTAAGAGTGTTCAAAGTATTGCAGTGGATGAAAGGTCTAGAACGGCTGCAATTTTGCTTAAAATTCTTGCAAAGGAGTCCTTAAAAATAGAGGCTGAATATGTCGAAAAACCCGCCTCTCTTGAAGACATGTTAAAACATCATGATGCGGCTTTACTGATTGGGGATCAAGCTTTGGTTGGTGAAAAACAGTTTAAAGGGGAACGGGTAGATTTAGGCGAGGCGTGGTATGATTTGACACATCTGCCATTTACTTATGCGTTTTGGGCTGGAAGGAAAGAGGAAAATTTAGATTTGCTTTTACCCCTTCTAGAAGCGAAAGAAGAAGGTTTTCTTCGCTGTGATCAAATTGCCAGAGAGGCCGAGCAGATGTTTGTGAAGACTGGTAAAATTTTTATTTCAGAATCTTTTATACTAGACTATCTTACGAAATCTATTTGTTATGAGTGGTCTAAGAGTCATGAAGATGGATTAAGACTTTTTTATCAATGGGCCTTTTTTTACGGCTTGATTGAAAGAGTTCCGGAGCTTAAATTCTATGACATTGAAGCCTATCATCTCTAAAATTTTAGATGGAAAGAGAATTAATTCGCAGGAAGCCCTTGAGCTTTTTAAAATTTCCGACATCACCCTATTAGGACAATTGGCCCATCAGGTTCGTCTTCGCAAGAACGATCCCAAAATCGTGACCTATATTATTGATCGCAATGTTAATTATACAAATTTCTGTGTGACGGACTGCGATTTTTGCGCCTTTTATGTCCGGCCTGGATCAGAAAAAGGATATGTTCTCTCTTATCAAGAGTTGGATCAAAAAATTGAAGAAACGCTTGCCCTTGGGGGAGAGCAAATTTTACTTCAAGGGGGGCATAACCCCAGCCTTAAAATTGATTTTTATGAAAAAATGTTTAATCACATTAAAGAGAAATATCCTAGAATCTGGATTCATGGTCTATCGGCTTCAGAGGTGGTCTTTATTTCAAAAGTTTCAAAATTATCGATCGAAGAGGTTTTAAAAAGACTCATTCAAGCGGGCCTTGATTCTCTTCCGGGGGCCGGTGCAGAAATTTTAGTTGAGCGTGTAAGAAAAATGATTAATCCTAAAAAGGCGACCACTGAAGAATGGTTGGGAGTGATGCGTTTAGCTCATCAACTGGGCCTTCGAACGACTTCCACAATGATGTTTGGTCATGTGGAGAGGATCGAGGAGCGAATTGAACATTTGGAGCGGCTTCGCCAACTTCAGGATGAAACCCATGGATTTACGGCCTTCATTTCCTGGACTTTTCAGCCAGATCATACTCCCATGGGAGGAGAAAAAACATCGACGGTTGATTATTTAAGGACGCTTGCCATTGCAAGAATTTATTTAGACAATATCGGTCACTTTCAGGCCTCTTGGGTGACTCAGGGGCCTAAAATTGGTCAGATTAGTCTTCAATATGGGATCGATGATTTTGGGAGTGTGATGATCGAAGAAAATGTTGTTAGGGCTGCTGGGACTGTTTTTTGCATGACCGAACCTGACATGGTTCGTCTCATTGAGGGGGCAGGGTACCGGGCGGTGAGGCGTAATATGAAGTATGGAGTTTTAGGTGAGCCATATTTTCGGATGCAAAAAGAAAAAATGAGTTCTGAAACTCGTTTTTCTGTTGGGGTGTGAACCTCGGAGCATTCTATGAAACTTGTTTCTCTTCGTATTCTTTTTTTCTTCTATCAAATCGCTCGAAGCTTATTTCCAAATCCCATCGCTCAGATTGATACGCCCTCTGGTAAAGAGTTAAAGGTGGAAGTCTTTAACGATCGTTTAGGAAGATCCTTAGGACTTTCGTATCGTGACCATTTGGATGATGATGGCGCTCTCTTTATCTTTGAAAGATCAGGGGTTTATTCGTTTCATACTTATGGAATGCAGTTTTCAATTGATATTGTTTTTTTAGATTCAAACTACCAAGTGGTTTATATCGCCTATAATCAGACGCCAATGGCAAAAGATATGCCAAGGCCTTTGATCACGCCTCCTCGTCCTGCTCTTTATGTTCTAGAGCTTCCCGCGATGAGTGCTGAAGGGTATGGATTAAAGCTTGGAAGCCAAGTTTCAATTAGAACCTGATAATTTTCCCATACCACCCTTAACCTCTTCTTTAAGAAAAGGTTATATATTCTTTAAAAATTAAAATATTTTTTACATTTTACCCTTAAAAAGGGTCTTCTATTACGGTAACTTTTTGAAAAGAGCAGGAATATGCCTAAATTTATTCATAAAAGTATCAGTATTTTTTTAATATTTTCATTCCTAACTTATTATTTTTCAATGAGTTATGGGCATGATTCTCCTGTCATAGGTCCTCTGGCTGTGTCAAGTCTGGGGGCAATTCCTCTGCGAACTCTATCCGTCAAATCGAATACCCTTTTAGAAAATATTAGAATTCCAAGTGATGTGGGAGAAATCATTGATCAAAATATTATTCCAGAGAGACCTCTTCTTTTCATTCTGGAAGACATTCATTGCAATGCGGAAGTGCAAAAGAATGAGGAGAGGATATTGAGAGCATTGGAAGCAGAAATAAAAGATGCTGGGAAGTTAGGAAGCTGGGAGGCTAAAAAACAAAAGGTTTCTCCCAGCCTTCTAGCTTCCCAGCT comes from the Chlamydiota bacterium genome and includes:
- a CDS encoding menaquinone biosynthesis protein, encoding MKIAASDFLNAKPLIYDIEKKVGDIFWGSPKDCAKVLENKEADVALLPSIEYARIPHLFILPGVSISSVGPVQSVMLFLRKDIKSVQSIAVDERSRTAAILLKILAKESLKIEAEYVEKPASLEDMLKHHDAALLIGDQALVGEKQFKGERVDLGEAWYDLTHLPFTYAFWAGRKEENLDLLLPLLEAKEEGFLRCDQIAREAEQMFVKTGKIFISESFILDYLTKSICYEWSKSHEDGLRLFYQWAFFYGLIERVPELKFYDIEAYHL
- the mqnC gene encoding dehypoxanthine futalosine cyclase translates to MTLKPIISKILDGKRINSQEALELFKISDITLLGQLAHQVRLRKNDPKIVTYIIDRNVNYTNFCVTDCDFCAFYVRPGSEKGYVLSYQELDQKIEETLALGGEQILLQGGHNPSLKIDFYEKMFNHIKEKYPRIWIHGLSASEVVFISKVSKLSIEEVLKRLIQAGLDSLPGAGAEILVERVRKMINPKKATTEEWLGVMRLAHQLGLRTTSTMMFGHVERIEERIEHLERLRQLQDETHGFTAFISWTFQPDHTPMGGEKTSTVDYLRTLAIARIYLDNIGHFQASWVTQGPKIGQISLQYGIDDFGSVMIEENVVRAAGTVFCMTEPDMVRLIEGAGYRAVRRNMKYGVLGEPYFRMQKEKMSSETRFSVGV
- a CDS encoding DUF192 domain-containing protein, producing the protein MKLVSLRILFFFYQIARSLFPNPIAQIDTPSGKELKVEVFNDRLGRSLGLSYRDHLDDDGALFIFERSGVYSFHTYGMQFSIDIVFLDSNYQVVYIAYNQTPMAKDMPRPLITPPRPALYVLELPAMSAEGYGLKLGSQVSIRT